One Deinococcus sp. Leaf326 DNA segment encodes these proteins:
- a CDS encoding AAA family ATPase yields MNFRLEQLVLDFKQDVERVPFRRFTYFHGQIGAGKTSIARLVDYCLGGRFDPTPALQAEFVSATLDLVVGETRLQVRRDVGSDQVVAEWLRGERTISLALPARKAAGEVLPGTGVEILSDLLFYLAGLSIARVRKSKVNDGSPLERLTQKLHLA; encoded by the coding sequence GTGAACTTCCGACTTGAGCAACTTGTCCTCGATTTCAAGCAGGATGTGGAACGGGTTCCTTTCCGACGCTTCACGTATTTTCATGGACAGATTGGAGCTGGGAAGACGAGTATCGCTCGGCTGGTCGACTACTGCTTGGGCGGTCGCTTTGACCCTACACCTGCCCTGCAGGCCGAGTTCGTCTCTGCGACGCTTGACCTCGTCGTCGGAGAAACTCGGCTACAGGTGCGGCGTGACGTCGGCAGTGATCAGGTCGTCGCGGAATGGCTTCGCGGGGAACGTACCATCTCACTCGCGCTTCCTGCACGCAAAGCGGCAGGTGAAGTCCTGCCAGGCACAGGCGTGGAAATCCTCTCCGACTTGCTGTTCTATCTCGCTGGTCTGTCGATCGCCCGGGTACGCAAAAGCAAAGTGAA